From Scyliorhinus canicula unplaced genomic scaffold, sScyCan1.1, whole genome shotgun sequence, one genomic window encodes:
- the LOC119961678 gene encoding zinc finger protein 664-like translates to MEKPWKCGDCGKRYRFPSVLEIHRRSHTGERPFPCSKCGQRFTHLSTLQSHQRVHTGKGPFICSRCGKGFTQASHLQTHERIHTGERPFTCFQCGKEFIDSSTLRKHQRVHTGERPYICSFCGNGFTQLSSLQTHQRVHTGERPFTCSQCGKGFTQLSSLQSHQRVHTGKKPKL, encoded by the exons atggagaaaccgtggaaatgtggggactgtgggaagagatacagattcccatctgtgctggagattcatcgacgcagtcacactggggagaggccgttccccTGCTCTAAGTGTGGGCAGCGATTCACTCatttatccaccctgcagtcacaccagcgagttcacactgggaaggGACCGTTCATTTGCTCTcgttgtgggaagggattcactcaagcaTCCCATCTGCAGACACacgagcgaattcacactggggagaggccattcacctgctttcagtgtgggaaggaattcattgattcatccaccctgcggaaacatcagcgagttcacactggggagaggccatacaTCTGCTCCTTCTGTGGGAATGGATTtacacagttatccagtctgcagacacaccaacgcgttcacactggggagaggccgttcacctgctctcagtgtgggaagggattcactcagttatccagcctgcagtcacaccagcgagtccacactgggAAGAAGCC gaagctgtaa